A single genomic interval of Candidatus Neomarinimicrobiota bacterium harbors:
- the dnaX gene encoding DNA polymerase III subunit gamma/tau codes for MSYQVISRKWRPQTFEEVIGQTHVTETLVNAIKSNRIGQAYIFSGPRGTGKTSTARLFAKAVNCQNPQGHNPCNDCVNCREITDGRSMDVLEIDGASNRGIEDIKSIREMVKYPPTRGKFRIYIIDEFHQITRDGFNALLKTLEEPPPHVIFIFATTELNKVPPTILSRCQRFEFRRIPSEDIIDRLKEICDSEKITIDEESLHLITKKGDGSMRDSQSILEQAVAFSTDNQISYDKIVDLLGIVHDEVFIALTKAVLNKDVNAILDQIRDVSNGGHDLPEFIRNFSAFIRDLYIVKVTGSAEKIETTDTMKQVMKKLADTSNEHELIQMLSLIHNLLPQLSNSSNVRLLIESLLLKMTRMDDLVDLNKILEKLPRQAVARPQPRTRPSSAQSEHSGNHVPVTASRNPESTKKGEGKILQDLNQGSWDKFLKEVKKESPRISSLLSAVTVTSIDEHSVKAECGESFTFQQIERNKENIQELLDGFFKEKIKLRVTLNKKTEHKTKDKPLEKGVHNVLNVFEGDIVQ; via the coding sequence CAATCGTATCGGACAGGCATATATTTTCAGCGGTCCACGGGGGACCGGAAAAACATCCACGGCCCGTTTGTTTGCCAAGGCGGTGAATTGTCAGAATCCCCAGGGACATAATCCCTGCAATGATTGTGTAAATTGCCGGGAAATCACAGATGGTCGTTCCATGGATGTACTGGAAATTGATGGTGCATCAAACCGGGGGATTGAAGATATTAAATCCATTCGGGAAATGGTGAAATATCCTCCTACACGGGGAAAATTCAGGATTTATATCATTGATGAATTCCATCAGATTACCAGAGACGGCTTCAATGCTTTGCTGAAAACACTGGAAGAACCGCCGCCACATGTCATTTTCATCTTTGCTACAACCGAACTGAATAAAGTGCCGCCCACCATTTTAAGTCGCTGTCAGCGGTTTGAATTCAGACGGATTCCGTCGGAAGATATTATTGACAGGCTCAAAGAAATATGTGACAGTGAGAAAATTACCATCGATGAGGAGTCCCTCCACCTGATCACGAAAAAGGGGGACGGGAGTATGCGGGACAGTCAGAGCATTCTGGAACAGGCTGTTGCTTTTTCAACGGATAACCAGATAAGCTATGACAAAATTGTGGATCTTTTGGGAATTGTCCACGATGAAGTTTTTATCGCTCTTACTAAAGCAGTTCTGAATAAAGATGTGAATGCCATACTTGACCAGATACGGGATGTTTCCAACGGTGGACATGATTTGCCTGAGTTCATCCGGAACTTTTCTGCCTTTATACGGGATCTGTATATTGTTAAAGTGACGGGGTCAGCAGAAAAAATTGAAACAACGGATACCATGAAACAGGTAATGAAAAAACTGGCGGATACAAGCAATGAACATGAATTGATTCAAATGCTTTCGCTTATCCATAACCTTCTTCCCCAATTAAGCAACTCTTCAAATGTCCGGCTTTTAATTGAGTCCTTGCTGCTTAAAATGACCCGCATGGATGATCTGGTGGATTTGAACAAGATTCTTGAAAAATTGCCCCGGCAAGCCGTTGCACGCCCGCAACCCCGAACCCGTCCATCTTCGGCTCAATCTGAACATTCGGGGAATCATGTTCCTGTAACCGCCTCACGAAACCCTGAATCGACAAAAAAGGGCGAAGGGAAAATCCTGCAGGACCTGAATCAGGGAAGCTGGGACAAGTTTTTAAAAGAGGTGAAAAAGGAGAGTCCCAGAATATCATCCTTGCTGTCGGCCGTGACGGTGACATCCATTGATGAACACTCTGTCAAGGCTGAGTGCGGTGAATCATTCACATTTCAGCAAATTGAACGAAACAAAGAGAACATACAAGAACTATTGGATGGTTTTTTCAAAGAAAAAATCAAACTACGCGTCACTTTAAATAAAAAGACAGAACATAAAACAAAAGATAAACCCCTGGAAAAAGGTGTCCACAATGTTTTAAATGTTTTTGAAGGGGATATTGTCCAATAA
- a CDS encoding YbaB/EbfC family nucleoid-associated protein — protein sequence MMLPKGGLQEIMKQAQKLQKQMEQAKEELEHETVEATAGGGMVTVVVTGKKTVKSIKIAPEVTTEDIEMLEDLIMAAVNQGLKKADELAQERLGSLTGGLGKIPGFGL from the coding sequence ATGATGCTTCCAAAAGGCGGATTACAGGAAATCATGAAACAGGCCCAGAAACTTCAGAAGCAAATGGAACAGGCCAAAGAAGAACTGGAACATGAAACCGTGGAAGCCACGGCCGGTGGCGGTATGGTTACCGTTGTGGTGACCGGAAAAAAAACGGTAAAATCCATAAAAATTGCCCCGGAAGTTACGACTGAAGATATAGAAATGCTGGAAGATTTGATTATGGCTGCTGTCAATCAGGGTCTTAAAAAGGCAGACGAACTGGCACAGGAGAGATTGGGGTCACTCACGGGCGGATTAGGGAAAATACCGGGATTCGGGCTGTAA
- the recR gene encoding recombination protein RecR: MTSIPKVIQELTDLLSALPGIGKKSAQRICFYLMDRPREEIVRYAKGLIDLKDKITHCPICHFITEETPCVICRDPKRDKSVLCVVEDSLDVISIEKTAAFHGKYHVLGGLISPLDGIGPEDLSIDQLVERLDDVEEIILAVNPSVEGDTTAYYLQKIISRHQNIRMTSLARGIPVGGDLEFTDEATLTKALEGRSEMNGRHHDQ; this comes from the coding sequence ATGACATCCATTCCAAAAGTGATACAGGAACTCACGGACCTTTTATCTGCTTTGCCGGGAATCGGTAAGAAAAGTGCTCAGCGCATCTGTTTCTATTTGATGGACCGGCCCCGTGAAGAGATAGTACGGTATGCTAAAGGACTCATTGACCTGAAAGATAAAATAACCCATTGCCCCATTTGTCATTTTATAACAGAAGAAACTCCCTGTGTTATCTGCCGGGATCCCAAACGGGATAAATCTGTTCTGTGTGTTGTAGAAGATAGCCTGGATGTTATTTCCATAGAAAAAACTGCTGCCTTTCATGGCAAATATCATGTCCTGGGAGGATTAATCAGTCCCCTGGACGGTATCGGTCCTGAAGATCTCTCCATTGATCAACTTGTGGAACGCCTGGATGACGTGGAAGAAATTATCCTGGCCGTCAATCCTTCTGTAGAGGGTGATACAACGGCCTATTACCTCCAAAAAATTATCAGCCGCCATCAGAATATCCGGATGACATCCCTTGCCCGGGGAATTCCCGTGGGCGGTGATCTGGAATTTACCGATGAAGCAACCCTGACCAAAGCCCTTGAAGGCAGGTCTGAAATGAATGGAAGGCATCATGATCAGTAA
- the pgsA gene encoding CDP-diacylglycerol--glycerol-3-phosphate 3-phosphatidyltransferase — protein sequence MISKRFVPNILTVFRVLITPACLYFILSTGPYYSLYAMILFLIASITDAIDGWYARKYDVTTEFGKFLDPLADKILVMTMFVAFGLKGLAPWWMIFIVLFRDIFVTLLRSVMIRRGQSMHTSKFAKTKTGIQMFMIYFILIFLAVKNIQALDTFYAFLDRLLIDHHLLWVFMLLTSMITLYSGILYLFENKHVFTKKS from the coding sequence ATGATCAGTAAACGATTTGTTCCTAATATTCTCACTGTATTTCGTGTGCTCATTACACCGGCATGCCTTTATTTTATTCTCAGTACGGGTCCCTATTACAGCCTGTATGCCATGATTCTATTTTTGATTGCATCTATTACTGATGCCATAGATGGATGGTATGCCCGGAAATATGATGTAACAACCGAGTTTGGGAAATTTCTTGACCCTTTGGCCGACAAGATTCTGGTAATGACCATGTTTGTAGCTTTCGGACTCAAAGGCCTGGCCCCGTGGTGGATGATTTTCATTGTTCTCTTCCGCGATATCTTTGTCACACTTCTCCGCAGTGTGATGATCCGGCGTGGACAAAGTATGCATACCAGTAAATTTGCCAAAACCAAAACCGGCATCCAGATGTTTATGATCTATTTCATCCTGATTTTCCTTGCTGTAAAAAATATACAGGCTCTCGATACGTTCTATGCTTTTCTGGACAGACTCTTGATCGATCATCACCTGCTATGGGTTTTTATGTTGCTTACATCCATGATAACATTGTACAGTGGAATTTTATATCTCTTTGAGAATAAACATGTCTTTACAAAAAAATCCTGA
- a CDS encoding phosphatidylglycerophosphatase A translates to MSLQKNPEKSLFWYILGSFFYIGYFPWFPGTMASFITAVLIKLLYPFEAAPVLEIFMILFFFFLGVKASRHIEKGTGREDPGFIVIDEVVGMMLTVFLLPKSFSAVFGGMVLFRIFDIWKPWVINRVQKVPDGWGVMLDDLLAGLAAWILNAAYFYFVP, encoded by the coding sequence ATGTCTTTACAAAAAAATCCTGAAAAGTCCTTATTTTGGTATATCCTGGGTTCTTTTTTTTATATAGGATATTTCCCATGGTTTCCGGGAACCATGGCATCCTTTATCACGGCTGTGCTTATAAAACTTCTCTACCCTTTTGAAGCAGCGCCGGTTCTGGAAATATTCATGATTTTGTTTTTCTTTTTCTTAGGAGTTAAAGCCAGTCGTCATATTGAAAAAGGAACAGGAAGGGAAGATCCGGGCTTCATTGTCATCGATGAAGTGGTGGGCATGATGCTCACGGTTTTTCTTCTCCCCAAAAGTTTTTCCGCTGTTTTTGGTGGAATGGTCCTGTTCCGGATTTTTGATATCTGGAAACCATGGGTTATAAACCGTGTTCAAAAAGTACCGGATGGCTGGGGCGTTATGCTGGATGACCTGCTGGCCGGATTGGCTGCCTGGATTCTGAATGCCGCTTATTTTTATTTTGTACCATGA
- a CDS encoding competence/damage-inducible protein A: protein MKSIAEIITIGDEILAGTTLDTNAHWLTGELVALNISVLRRHTISDKKEEILHVLQTLSDETGIVLITGGLGPTRDDITKKTVTEYFGGKLIFSKSLFQEIQEKLRHRNRVIPESNREQALIPDNARIFPNPMGTAAGLCFEDKGKLIYLMPGVPEEMKSIFRESIRSELTKISGEKIRVYIYKTTGIMESEIVDRIDEGLQDFPTVKVGYYPSVYGVNLKMTVKENEAGAVESRLRDFLYSRLGDYIYAEGDRDITEIIAEKLIARGWTLSVAESCTGGLISHRITEVPGISQVFTEGLVTYSNEAKMRLLGVSADTLKEFGAVSKETVIEMARGIRQRSGTDTAVSVSGIAGPAGGTREKPVGTVWICALTPEKEETYRLIFNKGRHLNKLFASQAALNLLRMLLP from the coding sequence ATGAAATCCATTGCTGAAATCATAACAATTGGTGACGAAATTCTTGCCGGTACCACCTTAGATACCAATGCGCACTGGCTGACCGGTGAATTGGTTGCACTGAATATTTCGGTTTTGAGAAGACATACGATTTCCGATAAAAAGGAAGAAATCCTGCATGTGCTTCAAACCCTTTCTGACGAAACAGGTATTGTGCTCATAACAGGGGGATTGGGACCAACCCGGGATGATATCACAAAAAAAACTGTCACAGAGTACTTTGGCGGAAAACTAATCTTTTCGAAATCTCTTTTTCAGGAGATTCAGGAAAAACTCCGGCACAGAAACCGGGTCATTCCCGAAAGTAACCGGGAACAGGCCCTGATTCCCGACAATGCCAGAATTTTTCCAAATCCCATGGGGACGGCTGCCGGTTTGTGTTTTGAGGATAAAGGTAAACTCATTTATCTGATGCCGGGGGTTCCTGAAGAGATGAAAAGTATCTTCAGGGAATCGATACGCTCCGAATTGACAAAAATATCCGGCGAAAAAATCCGGGTTTATATCTATAAAACCACCGGAATTATGGAATCGGAAATTGTTGATAGGATTGACGAAGGATTGCAAGATTTCCCCACAGTGAAAGTAGGATATTATCCATCCGTTTATGGTGTCAATTTAAAAATGACGGTGAAAGAAAACGAGGCCGGGGCAGTGGAATCCCGTTTAAGAGATTTTTTATACTCCCGGTTAGGCGATTACATTTATGCTGAGGGGGATAGGGATATCACGGAAATAATCGCTGAAAAGCTGATAGCCCGGGGATGGACCCTTTCTGTCGCCGAATCATGTACCGGAGGCCTTATAAGTCACCGTATAACGGAAGTTCCGGGGATTTCACAGGTTTTTACTGAAGGGCTGGTTACATACAGTAATGAAGCCAAGATGCGTCTTCTGGGTGTTTCTGCCGATACGTTGAAAGAATTTGGTGCCGTAAGTAAAGAGACGGTGATTGAAATGGCCCGTGGTATCCGTCAGAGATCGGGTACGGATACCGCCGTGAGTGTAAGCGGTATTGCCGGACCGGCAGGAGGGACTCGGGAAAAGCCAGTCGGTACCGTATGGATCTGTGCCTTGACACCGGAAAAAGAAGAAACGTACAGGCTCATTTTTAATAAAGGGCGGCACTTGAATAAACTTTTTGCATCTCAGGCTGCCCTGAATCTTCTGAGGATGTTGCTGCCATGA